Proteins encoded by one window of Salicibibacter halophilus:
- a CDS encoding YusW family protein, translating into MKKFGMITLSAVIATGLAACGENGEETTEEPANGDAPADTGEDDTEELEDQVNVDDEMDESSDEDENEEDEDADAEEDWYEDLPYDEFELEAEYSHGEYEAEYEYEGGNPEAEIEDTRDGEDIELEGEEALEELSGILPEMDVDENSGDDEVLEAAIDAFNLDEDYSELEVEIEFLDDGETEVEDES; encoded by the coding sequence GTGAAGAAATTTGGAATGATTACGCTATCCGCGGTGATTGCCACGGGTCTTGCCGCTTGCGGAGAAAATGGAGAGGAAACAACCGAGGAACCGGCAAATGGAGATGCTCCTGCAGACACGGGGGAAGATGATACCGAGGAGCTAGAAGATCAAGTGAATGTCGATGACGAAATGGATGAAAGTTCCGATGAGGATGAAAATGAAGAAGATGAAGATGCGGATGCAGAGGAAGATTGGTATGAGGATCTGCCATATGACGAGTTCGAATTAGAAGCTGAATACAGCCATGGGGAATATGAAGCAGAATATGAATATGAAGGCGGAAATCCCGAGGCGGAAATTGAAGACACTCGGGACGGCGAAGACATTGAACTTGAAGGGGAAGAAGCATTAGAGGAACTCTCCGGCATCCTCCCGGAAATGGATGTTGATGAGAATTCCGGTGACGATGAAGTGTTGGAAGCCGCGATTGATGCTTTCAACCTTGATGAAGATTACAGTGAGCTTGAAGTGGAAATAGAGTTTTTGGATGACGGCGAAACAGAGGTTGAGGATGAATCTTAA
- a CDS encoding CHY zinc finger protein yields MKRVYGKKIDSQTRCIHYSSDKDIIAIKFHCCGKYYPCYQCHQESETHAISVWPSDQFGERAILCGICGYEHTIRAYLATDHCLKCHSVFNEGCKYHYHLYFE; encoded by the coding sequence ATGAAGCGCGTGTACGGCAAGAAAATCGACAGCCAAACGCGATGCATCCATTATTCCTCGGATAAGGATATCATCGCCATCAAGTTTCATTGTTGCGGAAAATACTATCCCTGTTATCAATGCCATCAGGAGTCTGAGACACATGCCATTTCCGTTTGGCCCTCGGATCAATTCGGTGAACGTGCCATTTTATGTGGCATTTGCGGCTACGAGCATACGATCCGAGCGTACCTCGCAACCGACCACTGCCTTAAATGCCACTCTGTCTTTAATGAAGGGTGTAAATACCATTACCATCTTTATTTTGAATAA
- a CDS encoding sulfite exporter TauE/SafE family protein — MVAIVLFSLVGILIGILSSLFGFGGGIIVVPILYAFLPETIPGEYVMHTAIGTSLAVMIVNSFNSTLHHAKSGNVKWNIFKFLFLYICIGAVFGGFLAYFFTSEILRYAFIAFLIYVILSSVIKRTFIRGAHEDFQFPAHSNGIATGIGIGTISTLLGIGGSVMTIPYLRNRGLSMLHAVALATPLGLPIAIVGTFMYMGMGMQVATMPASTIGFIYLPALFGFVLGGFIGVPFGRKMAQKLPDALFSKVYLFLLMIVVIMMMIE, encoded by the coding sequence ATGGTTGCTATCGTTTTGTTTTCCCTTGTCGGTATTCTTATCGGAATTCTTTCCAGTTTATTCGGATTCGGCGGTGGTATCATCGTCGTTCCGATTCTTTATGCTTTTTTGCCTGAAACGATCCCGGGGGAATATGTGATGCACACGGCGATTGGAACGTCTTTGGCAGTGATGATCGTCAATTCTTTTAATTCTACCCTCCATCATGCGAAAAGCGGGAATGTGAAATGGAATATATTTAAATTTTTATTTCTTTACATATGCATCGGAGCTGTATTTGGAGGTTTTTTGGCTTATTTTTTCACTAGTGAAATCCTTCGCTATGCATTCATTGCCTTTTTAATCTATGTGATTCTCTCGAGTGTAATAAAGAGAACCTTTATAAGGGGAGCACATGAAGACTTTCAATTTCCTGCCCATTCAAATGGGATTGCTACCGGCATAGGCATTGGCACGATTTCCACGCTTTTGGGAATCGGCGGCAGTGTGATGACGATTCCCTATCTGAGAAACCGCGGGCTCAGCATGCTTCATGCTGTAGCCCTCGCGACACCTCTCGGTTTACCGATTGCCATCGTGGGCACATTCATGTATATGGGGATGGGAATGCAGGTGGCAACCATGCCTGCTTCCACCATTGGTTTTATCTACTTGCCGGCGCTTTTCGGGTTTGTGCTCGGAGGATTTATCGGTGTTCCCTTTGGCAGAAAGATGGCTCAGAAGTTGCCCGATGCCCTGTTTTCCAAAGTGTATCTCTTTTTGCTTATGATTGTTGTCATTATGATGATGATCGAATAA
- a CDS encoding patatin-like phospholipase family protein — MKADAVFEGGGVRGVAFIGAVQAMEEANVEWQRLAGTSAGAVIAALLAAGYKSREIMDWFHAVDATKLQGRTWVNRIPLIGNLLAVTMHLGMYKNDHLASMVDSLLFEKGIQTFADLPDDKLKIVASDISKGQLLILPDHLHRYGLAPKDVKISTAVKMSAAVPFFFRPVIWKSQEQAKSYILDGGLLSNFPVWIFDTNGVPRFPTFGFHFVREEIISDAVIPTPIHLFTNIFRTMLQAHDLRYLKEETRDRTIQIPTADIDATDFDLSDEALEFLFQSGYVSAKSFLAKWDFERHKAIRMENNRKGLVK; from the coding sequence ATGAAGGCGGATGCTGTTTTTGAAGGTGGAGGCGTGAGGGGTGTTGCTTTTATTGGAGCTGTGCAAGCCATGGAAGAGGCGAATGTAGAATGGCAAAGGTTGGCTGGGACGTCGGCAGGGGCTGTGATCGCGGCTCTCTTGGCAGCAGGCTATAAAAGCCGTGAAATAATGGATTGGTTCCATGCGGTAGATGCTACAAAACTGCAAGGAAGGACGTGGGTGAATCGTATTCCGCTGATTGGGAACCTATTGGCGGTAACGATGCATCTCGGTATGTATAAGAACGATCATTTGGCATCGATGGTGGATTCGCTATTGTTCGAAAAAGGGATTCAAACCTTCGCAGACCTTCCCGATGATAAATTAAAAATCGTTGCCTCGGATATCTCAAAAGGCCAACTGCTCATTTTGCCCGATCATTTGCACCGTTATGGTTTAGCGCCTAAGGATGTAAAAATTTCCACTGCTGTTAAAATGAGTGCTGCCGTCCCTTTTTTCTTTCGGCCGGTGATATGGAAATCTCAAGAACAAGCGAAATCCTATATTTTAGATGGCGGTTTGCTTAGCAACTTTCCGGTTTGGATTTTTGATACAAATGGGGTCCCCCGGTTTCCGACCTTTGGTTTTCATTTTGTGAGAGAAGAAATTATATCGGATGCCGTGATCCCTACCCCGATTCATCTTTTCACGAATATATTTCGGACGATGCTCCAAGCCCATGATTTGCGATATCTAAAGGAAGAAACACGTGACCGCACGATTCAAATACCAACGGCTGACATCGATGCCACTGATTTTGATCTGAGTGATGAAGCGCTTGAATTTCTTTTTCAATCAGGTTATGTTTCCGCTAAATCCTTCTTGGCCAAATGGGATTTTGAACGACATAAGGCAATCCGTATGGAAAACAACCGGAAAGGACTGGTAAAATGA
- a CDS encoding S66 peptidase family protein, with the protein MANQPPILQTGDTVGVVTLGSPLEAETINARVQMLEAIGLNVVLGTHVYDWDGFLAGTDQERAADVMAMFERDDVRLILPTRGGVGVAGILPYLNYEVIANNPKWISGYSDITVLLNAFYQYADIITLHSLMLIDFQEATPPYNFDQFFSVISSTSMEHAIVNPPELPPLTGRVPGDVSGPIVGGNLTSVVGTLGTPFEIDTTGCILFLEDVNEPINTIYRHMKHLEQAGKFEDCAGIILGECSNCQVAYGQSYEDLIETFIVPMGKPLITGLASGHGTYKAAVPIGAIANLNSNDGAITVISEG; encoded by the coding sequence ATGGCCAATCAACCACCGATATTGCAAACCGGAGATACGGTGGGTGTCGTGACGTTAGGCAGTCCGCTTGAAGCTGAAACCATTAATGCTCGGGTGCAAATGTTGGAAGCGATAGGCTTGAACGTCGTGCTCGGAACACATGTATACGATTGGGATGGTTTTTTGGCCGGGACTGACCAGGAGCGGGCAGCGGATGTAATGGCAATGTTCGAGCGGGATGATGTGCGTTTGATTTTACCGACACGTGGCGGAGTGGGGGTAGCCGGGATTCTCCCTTATTTAAATTATGAGGTGATCGCGAATAACCCAAAATGGATCAGTGGGTACAGCGATATCACGGTCCTCCTTAACGCGTTTTATCAATATGCGGATATCATTACTTTGCACAGTTTGATGCTGATTGATTTTCAGGAGGCGACCCCGCCTTATAATTTTGACCAATTTTTCAGTGTTATTTCTTCAACTTCGATGGAGCATGCCATCGTTAACCCTCCGGAGCTCCCTCCGTTAACAGGACGTGTGCCGGGGGATGTGTCAGGGCCGATCGTTGGCGGGAATCTCACCTCTGTCGTCGGCACGTTGGGTACCCCATTTGAAATTGACACAACCGGATGTATCCTGTTTTTGGAAGACGTGAATGAACCGATTAATACGATCTATCGGCATATGAAACATCTTGAGCAGGCTGGAAAATTTGAAGATTGTGCCGGGATTATTCTCGGCGAATGCAGCAATTGCCAAGTTGCTTATGGGCAGAGTTATGAAGATTTGATCGAAACTTTCATCGTGCCCATGGGAAAACCTTTGATTACTGGATTGGCAAGCGGGCACGGGACGTACAAAGCGGCTGTCCCTATTGGGGCTATTGCAAATCTTAACAGTAATGATGGGGCGATAACGGTTATTAGCGAAGGGTAG
- the bshB2 gene encoding bacillithiol biosynthesis deacetylase BshB2, with product MNKERHILLLFPHPDDETFSAAGTIMMHKREHGTKVTVASLTSGEMGRNLGNPHVANRETLPLIRKKELENACDIMGVDELLHLGYRDKTLEFEDVQTVATHLQEVIQDVDPSLVITFYPGLSIHPDHDATGAAVIEAMRKIPESKRPKLHTKAITANAADEIGEADIVYDIGDLMDRKLQAIDAHESQMQEVSAITKQKIDEGDEDTEAWIRYEEFWTYEC from the coding sequence ATGAATAAAGAACGGCACATTTTATTGCTTTTTCCACACCCCGATGATGAAACATTTTCTGCCGCGGGAACGATCATGATGCATAAAAGAGAACACGGTACAAAAGTGACCGTTGCATCATTAACCTCCGGGGAAATGGGTAGAAACCTTGGCAACCCGCATGTTGCGAACCGGGAAACGCTGCCGCTCATCCGTAAAAAAGAATTGGAAAATGCCTGCGACATCATGGGGGTAGACGAGCTTCTTCACCTTGGCTACCGGGATAAAACATTGGAATTTGAAGACGTGCAAACGGTCGCCACACACTTGCAAGAAGTGATCCAAGATGTCGACCCCTCGCTCGTCATTACATTTTATCCGGGGTTGAGTATCCATCCCGACCATGACGCCACTGGCGCTGCCGTCATTGAAGCGATGAGAAAAATCCCGGAAAGCAAGCGACCGAAACTGCACACAAAAGCCATTACCGCCAATGCGGCGGATGAAATCGGAGAAGCTGACATTGTCTATGACATTGGCGATTTAATGGACCGGAAGTTACAAGCCATTGATGCTCACGAAAGCCAGATGCAAGAAGTATCGGCGATCACCAAACAGAAAATCGACGAAGGCGATGAGGATACAGAAGCATGGATTCGTTACGAAGAATTTTGGACGTATGAATGTTAA
- a CDS encoding amidohydrolase family protein codes for MTRKLFKDGIVLTLDPSIGDFKRADVLVEGSKITDIQPNIEASDCEVIDCSHRIVMPGLVDAHRHTWESVVRNVGADWSLPTYLGSIYYGNIGSKRSPQHDYIGNLLGALEALDAGVTTLLDSSMIISPEHTDEMIRGLRESGTRAVFAHGPPGDGEYWNQESERPHPDDARRVKEKHFSSTDQLLTMGLAIRGPEFSSWDTAVRDIHFTRELDAVCSMHLGFGTWGGSERSIEKLNSAGLLGPDLNVAHANAVSPEEMKMLADKGGSVSVTPEIEMMMGHGYPATGLALENGVRPSLGVDVVTSTGGDMFTQMKFALQAERSRVNDQLLANREMPGNLNISARDVLEFATLDGAKALLLDDKIGTLTPGKEADIITLRTDDLNMFPVNDPIGAVAQSAQTKNVDSVFIAGNAIKRNGQLVNVDLERVRQQATQARDSIFHEYGKPDSVWFGS; via the coding sequence ATGACGAGGAAACTTTTTAAAGACGGGATTGTTTTAACGCTTGATCCATCGATCGGAGATTTTAAGCGAGCGGACGTGCTGGTTGAGGGCTCAAAGATTACTGATATTCAACCCAATATAGAAGCCTCTGATTGTGAAGTAATCGATTGTTCACATCGAATCGTTATGCCCGGGTTGGTGGATGCGCACCGGCACACTTGGGAGTCCGTTGTACGTAACGTAGGGGCGGATTGGTCTCTTCCCACATACTTGGGCAGTATTTACTATGGAAACATTGGGTCGAAAAGAAGCCCTCAGCACGACTATATCGGCAACCTGTTAGGTGCACTGGAAGCGCTTGATGCCGGTGTGACAACACTGTTGGATTCATCAATGATTATTTCGCCGGAACATACGGATGAAATGATTCGCGGACTGCGGGAATCCGGTACAAGAGCTGTGTTCGCCCACGGTCCTCCCGGAGATGGGGAGTACTGGAATCAAGAAAGCGAACGTCCGCACCCCGATGACGCACGGCGAGTGAAGGAAAAACACTTTTCTTCAACAGATCAACTATTGACGATGGGATTAGCCATCCGGGGACCCGAATTCAGCTCATGGGATACAGCTGTGCGGGATATTCATTTTACTCGCGAATTAGACGCGGTATGCAGTATGCACCTTGGCTTTGGCACATGGGGAGGAAGTGAACGTTCCATCGAAAAATTAAACAGTGCCGGACTTCTTGGTCCTGATTTAAACGTTGCGCATGCAAATGCAGTAAGTCCCGAGGAAATGAAGATGTTGGCGGACAAAGGGGGCTCTGTTTCTGTCACACCAGAAATCGAAATGATGATGGGGCATGGCTATCCCGCTACCGGGTTGGCACTTGAAAATGGCGTACGGCCAAGCTTAGGCGTGGACGTAGTGACTTCTACAGGCGGAGATATGTTTACGCAAATGAAGTTCGCCCTTCAAGCAGAGCGTTCCAGAGTAAACGACCAGCTTTTAGCTAACAGGGAGATGCCCGGAAACTTAAACATTTCTGCCAGGGATGTGCTGGAATTTGCTACATTGGATGGTGCGAAGGCATTATTGCTGGATGATAAAATCGGAACATTAACACCGGGAAAGGAAGCGGATATTATTACGTTACGAACCGACGATTTGAACATGTTCCCGGTCAATGATCCGATTGGGGCCGTCGCTCAAAGTGCGCAAACGAAAAACGTCGATTCTGTGTTCATAGCTGGAAATGCAATCAAGCGTAATGGACAGCTAGTAAATGTTGATTTGGAACGTGTTCGTCAACAGGCTACCCAAGCAAGAGATTCGATCTTTCACGAGTACGGAAAGCCCGACAGTGTTTGGTTCGGATCATAG
- a CDS encoding 5-formyltetrahydrofolate cyclo-ligase, with protein MTTNKSHIRDYVWKRMEEEKIGRFPFPLQNRIPNFKSAEKAAAHVTTLSAYRDAEAVKVNPDAPQLPLRAQVLIDGKTLLVPTPRLKAGFIQVKPEWVPRGEEKKAASLTHMKRYGKELSLSDIPRIDLIVVGSVAVHKDGRRLGKGEGYADREYAILTELGNPKVPVVTTIHSVQLVEADIPIEAYDLTTDWIATENEIFSTNTPYPKPTGIDWNQVTEGEKEEMPVLAEISRLVESTKWPPS; from the coding sequence GTGACGACCAATAAAAGTCACATCCGGGACTACGTGTGGAAGCGAATGGAAGAAGAAAAAATAGGGCGGTTTCCGTTTCCGCTCCAAAACCGCATTCCAAACTTTAAAAGTGCCGAGAAAGCGGCTGCTCATGTCACGACACTGTCCGCGTACCGTGATGCAGAAGCTGTGAAGGTTAATCCAGACGCGCCGCAGTTACCATTACGAGCGCAGGTGCTTATCGACGGCAAAACGCTTTTGGTTCCCACACCCCGCTTAAAGGCAGGTTTTATCCAAGTGAAACCGGAATGGGTACCGCGAGGGGAAGAGAAAAAAGCCGCGAGCTTAACGCATATGAAACGATATGGAAAGGAGCTCTCGCTTTCCGATATTCCGCGTATTGATCTTATCGTGGTCGGCTCCGTTGCGGTGCATAAAGATGGACGCCGCCTAGGAAAAGGAGAGGGGTATGCCGATCGGGAGTACGCGATACTGACAGAACTAGGAAACCCGAAAGTCCCCGTTGTGACCACCATACATTCCGTCCAACTTGTTGAGGCCGACATTCCGATCGAGGCATATGACCTAACCACTGACTGGATCGCAACGGAAAACGAAATCTTTTCAACAAACACGCCTTATCCGAAACCGACAGGCATTGACTGGAATCAAGTAACCGAAGGGGAAAAAGAAGAAATGCCGGTGCTCGCCGAAATCAGTCGGCTCGTTGAATCTACGAAGTGGCCACCATCCTGA
- a CDS encoding thioredoxin family protein — translation MSPEAYIENMQQHKENLQHVYEHFNIPDDERLNTLADSPSRVIVLTEDWCGDAMVNVPILLHIAEKTNMDVSMLLRDSNLELMDQYLTNGKSRSIPIFIFIDENGNEVAKWGPRAPEVQAKVDDLFSKLPAKDAPDYKEKWKETLSSLTQMFREDDKVWSEVYESIMKTLIK, via the coding sequence ATGAGCCCAGAAGCTTATATTGAAAATATGCAGCAACACAAAGAAAATCTTCAACATGTCTACGAACATTTCAACATCCCGGACGATGAGAGGCTAAACACACTGGCAGACAGTCCTTCCCGCGTCATAGTGCTCACGGAAGATTGGTGTGGGGACGCGATGGTAAATGTGCCGATTTTGCTTCATATCGCGGAGAAAACGAATATGGATGTGTCGATGTTGTTAAGGGACAGCAATTTGGAACTTATGGATCAATACTTGACGAATGGGAAGTCTCGCTCGATTCCGATCTTTATTTTTATTGATGAAAATGGAAATGAAGTGGCGAAATGGGGGCCTCGGGCACCGGAAGTGCAGGCGAAGGTGGATGATCTTTTTTCCAAACTGCCGGCCAAAGATGCCCCGGACTATAAGGAAAAATGGAAAGAAACGCTATCCTCGCTTACACAGATGTTTCGCGAGGATGATAAGGTATGGAGTGAAGTGTATGAAAGCATTATGAAAACGTTGATAAAGTAA
- the sfsA gene encoding DNA/RNA nuclease SfsA: protein MFMPYRDRLYKARFVERPNRFIIQARKEDGETVTAHLPDPGRLIELLIPGRGIWLRYVDNPNRKTQWSAVLCESEDARVYVSLDTTLPNRLITKALKDRQIDRLKAYHYVRAEYAFAGARWDFLLENKARPLLLEVKSVTLAENGTAYFPDAVTARGTKHVQKLTSIQKEGHYDTAVLFVVQRGDVSSVWPAVHIDPTFSSALQLAADTGVELLAVTTDVSLEGVTLGSDIPVQIASA, encoded by the coding sequence ATGTTCATGCCATATCGCGACCGTCTTTATAAGGCAAGATTTGTAGAGCGTCCGAATCGTTTTATCATTCAGGCGAGAAAAGAAGATGGTGAAACAGTGACCGCTCATCTGCCAGACCCGGGGCGGTTAATTGAATTGCTCATCCCGGGACGGGGAATATGGTTGCGCTACGTTGACAACCCGAATCGGAAGACCCAATGGTCTGCGGTGCTTTGCGAGAGCGAAGATGCGCGTGTATACGTGTCGCTCGACACGACATTGCCAAATCGTTTAATCACAAAAGCTTTGAAAGACAGGCAAATAGACCGGCTGAAAGCGTACCATTATGTAAGGGCTGAATATGCCTTCGCGGGCGCGCGGTGGGATTTTTTACTGGAAAATAAAGCACGGCCTTTGCTTCTGGAAGTGAAAAGCGTAACACTTGCGGAGAACGGCACCGCTTATTTTCCCGATGCCGTAACTGCCCGGGGAACAAAACATGTGCAAAAATTGACGAGTATTCAAAAGGAAGGACACTATGACACAGCAGTATTATTCGTAGTGCAAAGGGGGGATGTTTCGAGTGTATGGCCGGCTGTCCACATCGATCCAACATTTTCGTCCGCTTTGCAACTAGCCGCGGATACCGGCGTGGAATTGCTGGCTGTAACGACAGATGTCAGTTTAGAGGGCGTGACACTGGGTTCGGACATTCCTGTGCAAATCGCAAGCGCATGA
- a CDS encoding type II toxin-antitoxin system RelE family toxin — translation MNYAVKFHKKALKDIRKLDKKGTPDHQLRLRVGSYKIVYSIHQDKLIIIIIRVGYIYKK, via the coding sequence ATGAATTACGCCGTTAAATTTCATAAAAAAGCTTTGAAAGATATTCGTAAACTTGACAAAAAGGGTACACCTGACCATCAACTTCGGTTACGTGTAGGATCCTATAAAATCGTCTACTCCATCCATCAAGATAAATTAATTATAATTATTATTCGCGTGGGCTATATTTACAAGAAATGA
- a CDS encoding NADP-dependent oxidoreductase, which translates to MKAVGIKQFGGREQLQLLEIAEPELGKRDVLIDMYATSVNPIDFKIREGKKQSLDFPVIPGNDIAGIVIGKGSEVTQFLIGDRVFATPKQMPGATYAEKVAIEETFLTRLPLQANFQEAAATPLAALTAWQNLKERIRVKKGDHVLIIGGGGGVGTFAIQMAKQLGATVTAIGGSGSQSLMKKLGADQVLNYKKKSILNRIEPVDAAFDCAGGEQQRLFFDVIKKDGCLVSIARKPDQKAAEKAEITAVFTSISTSGRLMKEIRELMEENALRPIITKVYPFTEKGVKDAHEQIESGHTKGKLVINIKEDS; encoded by the coding sequence GTGAAGGCGGTTGGGATTAAGCAATTCGGAGGTCGCGAGCAATTGCAACTGCTTGAGATCGCCGAACCTGAGCTAGGGAAACGCGACGTCCTTATTGATATGTACGCAACCTCCGTCAATCCGATTGATTTTAAAATCAGGGAAGGAAAAAAACAAAGCCTGGACTTCCCCGTCATCCCGGGAAACGATATCGCCGGGATCGTGATTGGCAAAGGCTCGGAAGTTACTCAATTTTTGATCGGCGATCGTGTTTTTGCCACCCCGAAACAAATGCCGGGGGCAACTTACGCGGAGAAAGTTGCAATTGAAGAAACGTTCCTCACTCGCCTCCCTTTACAGGCGAATTTTCAAGAAGCTGCCGCCACCCCTTTAGCCGCACTCACAGCTTGGCAGAACCTGAAAGAACGCATACGTGTCAAAAAAGGTGATCACGTCCTTATCATTGGCGGCGGTGGAGGCGTCGGTACGTTTGCGATTCAAATGGCCAAACAGTTGGGAGCAACCGTGACCGCCATCGGCGGATCAGGCAGCCAATCACTCATGAAAAAACTCGGAGCCGACCAGGTGTTGAATTACAAGAAAAAATCGATTCTAAACCGTATCGAACCTGTTGATGCTGCCTTTGATTGTGCAGGCGGAGAGCAACAACGGTTATTTTTCGATGTCATAAAAAAAGATGGTTGTCTCGTTTCCATCGCCCGAAAGCCGGACCAAAAAGCCGCCGAAAAAGCGGAAATTACTGCAGTGTTTACATCCATCTCAACCTCTGGGCGGCTGATGAAAGAAATTCGGGAACTTATGGAGGAAAACGCGCTCCGCCCTATCATTACAAAAGTGTATCCCTTCACCGAAAAAGGAGTGAAAGATGCACACGAACAAATCGAAAGCGGCCATACGAAAGGGAAACTCGTCATTAACATTAAAGAGGATTCTTGA
- a CDS encoding DUF1806 family protein, translating into MISLKNIQTEVVQPLLDFFNGKQIYVHFELTNGAYAAYRHGKFHAAGGYVRNARLNVLHGKIKGEDPYRVGLKTEDGWIFAEGLSMFERKENESLYLYGFDEQGKLSVALQLSTVPFEGGILNE; encoded by the coding sequence ATGATTTCTTTGAAAAATATTCAAACAGAGGTCGTCCAGCCATTACTGGATTTTTTTAATGGAAAACAGATTTATGTTCATTTTGAATTGACGAACGGAGCTTACGCTGCCTATCGCCACGGGAAGTTTCATGCTGCCGGCGGGTATGTGCGAAACGCGCGCCTAAACGTGCTCCACGGCAAGATAAAAGGAGAAGATCCGTATCGGGTCGGCTTAAAAACCGAAGATGGGTGGATATTTGCCGAAGGGCTCTCCATGTTTGAGCGTAAAGAAAATGAATCTTTGTATTTGTATGGTTTTGATGAGCAAGGCAAGCTCTCCGTTGCCCTGCAACTCAGTACCGTACCGTTTGAAGGGGGGATTTTAAATGAATAA
- the rlmD gene encoding 23S rRNA (uracil(1939)-C(5))-methyltransferase RlmD produces MSKKRTNLPVQKNERLDVTFQDLTHEGAGVAKVDGYPLFVPDALPGEEADVKVVKTGKNFGFGRLMERHTTSDQRVDPPCPIYHWCGGCQLQHMNQGAQLALKREQVVNALHKYMNRGDIRVHETIGMDKPWAYRNKAQVPVAERDGELIAGFFAKRSHHIVDMDHCLIQGDQNDAAIQVVKNILKRYDIQPYDEGSGRGIIRHIVARNGRLSGETMVMLITNGEGLPHKKNIIAAIRQEVSGIHSIVQNINTKKTNVIYGERTEILLGEKYIEERVGKLRFALSPRSFFQVNPVQTEVLYEKVLQFADLRGNETVIDAYCGIGSISLFLAEEARKVYGVEVVGEAISDARKNAKLNHISNVEFSVGNAEEVVPWWRAAFGIQADVIVVDPPRKGCDEKLLETMIEMQPERIVYASCNPATLARDLRILSEGGYEVKEVQPVDMFPQTTHVESVTRLVRR; encoded by the coding sequence ATGTCTAAAAAACGAACGAATTTGCCTGTACAAAAAAATGAACGGCTCGATGTCACTTTCCAGGATCTCACCCATGAGGGAGCCGGTGTGGCGAAAGTCGACGGTTATCCTTTGTTCGTCCCTGATGCGCTCCCGGGAGAAGAGGCTGACGTTAAAGTCGTTAAGACGGGAAAAAACTTTGGTTTCGGACGTTTAATGGAGAGGCATACGACGAGCGACCAACGTGTCGATCCGCCGTGTCCGATTTATCACTGGTGCGGTGGATGTCAGCTGCAACATATGAACCAGGGCGCGCAGCTGGCGTTGAAACGCGAGCAAGTCGTGAACGCGCTTCATAAGTATATGAACAGGGGTGACATTCGCGTTCATGAAACAATCGGGATGGACAAGCCGTGGGCCTATCGCAATAAAGCACAAGTCCCGGTGGCGGAGCGGGACGGCGAACTCATCGCCGGTTTTTTTGCGAAACGCTCCCATCACATTGTAGATATGGATCATTGCTTGATTCAAGGCGATCAGAATGATGCGGCCATTCAAGTCGTGAAAAACATCCTAAAGCGTTACGACATTCAACCATATGATGAAGGCAGTGGGCGCGGGATCATTCGCCATATCGTCGCCCGCAACGGACGCTTGAGCGGCGAGACAATGGTTATGCTCATTACAAATGGCGAGGGGTTGCCTCATAAAAAGAACATCATCGCTGCTATTCGCCAGGAAGTGAGCGGCATTCATTCGATTGTGCAAAACATTAATACGAAAAAAACCAATGTAATTTACGGTGAGCGCACGGAAATTCTTTTGGGAGAAAAATATATCGAGGAACGTGTTGGCAAGCTGCGTTTCGCGTTATCGCCGCGCTCTTTTTTTCAAGTAAACCCTGTGCAAACGGAAGTTTTATATGAGAAAGTCCTCCAATTCGCGGACTTACGCGGAAATGAAACGGTCATCGACGCTTATTGCGGCATCGGTTCGATTTCGTTATTTTTAGCTGAAGAAGCGAGGAAAGTATATGGAGTCGAAGTGGTCGGTGAAGCGATCAGTGACGCGCGTAAAAACGCAAAACTCAACCATATCTCCAATGTTGAATTTTCGGTCGGAAACGCTGAAGAAGTCGTCCCTTGGTGGCGGGCAGCGTTTGGCATCCAAGCAGATGTTATCGTCGTGGACCCCCCGCGCAAAGGATGTGACGAAAAGCTCCTGGAAACGATGATCGAGATGCAGCCTGAGCGCATCGTATACGCCTCCTGCAACCCGGCAACATTAGCTCGTGATCTCCGGATCCTCTCTGAAGGCGGCTATGAGGTGAAAGAAGTACAACCCGTTGATATGTTTCCGCAGACGACGCATGTGGAGAGCGTGACGCGGTTAGTGCGGAGGTAA